CATTGTCGGCCTGGTCTTTCATAAAATCGAAAGTTTCACTGCCAAAGGAAACCCGATGGCCCTTTGGACCTGCTCGGTCGACACCACCAATCTGGACGAGGATCACCGGATAAAATGGTCGCGAAAGGGAAACCGGACGACTTTCGAGATCTTCGAAAAAGATACCGGGGATACATCCGCGGTCAGGATTGATAAAACGGGGAAGGGCTATAAGGTGTCCTTCGTGGAAATGTCGCACTATTATTCCGGTATGACCCAGTATCCAGCCAGCGTCCTCATTGAGAAGGGAATTAAGGAATGCGCCGTGACCCCCCGTTAAGGCGCTCTTCTTGAGTCCTAAGGCTGCCGGCCATGGGGAACGTTATTTTCCTTCTGATTCTCTCTTTATTAGGCCAGACCATTGGCTTCGAGGCCCTGGCGGCCCGGTTCCCCGATTCGGTGGAAAAAAAGATCATTTTCCGGGGGGACATGGCCCGGAAAATGGCTTTACTGCTGGGCTTCGAAATCAACCAGGAATCGGAGAGGCTTTATCCGCTGGGGCAGCAGGATACCTGGGCCATTGCCCTCCGCGAGCACCCCCGGGATCCGGCAGTTGTCTCCGATAAGAACAGGTCCAACCGCATTCATTATATTCCCAAGCCGGAGCCCTACCTGATCATGGAAGGCAACTGGCTGGATACCCATACGGGACCCTCTCCGGGAAACCCCCGGTTTATGTTTAATTCCCCGATCATTTCTGAAGGATCAACCCAGATGGAATGGGCCCGGCTTTTGAATCATCTTTTGGCCAAGGGCCGCATACCCAAGGCGGATGGGCGCTATTGGGAGATTCTTTTTAAGGAGGATATAGCCGATCAAGGGAACCCTCTCTTTTCCATAACCGTCTACCGGCCCAGGGATAAGGATGTTCCCCCCAACCGGAAGGGATATTTTATCCTCATGAGATCCAATGATCCCCAATAAGGCCTTCTGGTCCGCCCCCCGCTTGCTATTTTGCCTCTCGGTCAATTTCATTCAGCAGTATTGGGTCACCCAGTAAAAGGCCTCTGTCAAGAGAAAAAACATCCCCGGCTGCAAGAAAGAGCATTTTTTTTCTTACAGAGCACACGCTGATAGAACTAACCCGAGGTCCCCAACATCTTTACCCTTGCTGAAATTTCAATCGTTGTTGTGTCAGGTCTTCTTCACTGCACCGGTCACCCATCAGGATCAAGGTCTTTGAAAGGCAAAGTGTGTAAAAAAACACTCCTTTGCTATAATTTTTCAAGACCCCTTCCGCCATAAGCGGACCAGAAAATCTTTAGTTACAAGCCGTGCCAAAATGTTTGGTAACAAATCTTATGGTTTTTAATCCAACCCTTGAGGGTGAATATTCCGGACCACTTTTACCAATGAGTCCGGATATTCGTTCCAAGTGTTCCGATTTAAGGTTCCAATCGATCCGGGGTTGTGCCAATTCCTTAACCCCCGGGTTAGGGATACTCGAGGAGGTAAGCGAGAATGGGGACTGGGTCCTTGAGAAAATGGACTGCGGCCTCTGGCCTTCTTCCATTTTCTCAAGGCTGTTTTGAACCTGAGTTAACACTCCGGAACTATTGGAACCCCTGCCCGGAATGGTTGGAACTAACCATCCGGACAGGCGGTCTCTATAACCGGTATATTCATGACCCCTTTCCTTACACCTTGATTTGCTCTTTTTTTAGCCTTGACCAGATTTTTTTGTTATTCTATACTTTACCCATAGAAAACCAGCTTCCTGTAAGATGAACTCAACGATGTGGGTAAAAAAGGAGTGTACCCGTATGTCACGTAATCTGGAAGAATTAGAATCTGAAGTCTTGAACCTTGGTCTTGAGGGGAGAGCCCAACTTGCCGAAAAACTTATATTGAGCCTGGATGCTCCCAAAGAAGAAGAAAATTTGCATCTCTGGATCGTTGAAGCCGAAAAACGGCTGAAAGAACTTAGGGAAGGCAAAGCCAAAGAAATTCCCGCCGAAGAAGCCTTTCGACGAGCAAGGGCAGCAATCACGTGATGGGGGTAAACTTTCATGAGGATGCCTACACCGAGATGGTTGATGCATCTAAATACTATGAAGAAAGGGCGAGTGGCCTTGGTATGTCCTTCCTTGATTCGGTTGAAGAAGCGGTTGACCAAGTCATGGCTAATCCAGAGTCATACATCCTCGTGAGCGATGAGGTGCGCCAAAAACTCTTGAGACGTTTCCCCTACAGTGTTCTTTACGTTATCGAACCTGACAACCTTCGAATCATAGCCATTGCCCACCAGAAACGTAGACCAGGATATTGGCATTATCGGTTGTAATGAGCCATCTGAATAAATATCCACATCACTTTTTTACCTTCGTCAAAGCAAAGGACAATGCTATAACTTATGGTGGGTGCGTTTTGGGGCTTCGGCTTCGGAACTACCCTGGTAGTGAATTTCGAAATAGATATAGAATAAAGGTCGGCCTGCATGATTAATTATGAGCAACGAGATACCGAGATACAACGAATGAGAAAGTTAATGGGGTCAAACCTTGATTTGTGATTATTTCTTGACGAGGCTCTTCAAGTTAATTTTTATTAAAAAAATTAGGTAACAAGACAGGTATTAAATGATATAATCGGTGCTTACTTCGGTCTTGCCTGTTCGGCTATCAGCCGACGTGCCAAAATTATTAGCGACAGGATTGCAGTGGATTGTGAGATAGGGTGTCAATAGGAAAAGCATAAATCACAAATCAAGGTGACCCCTTTCATGGTTTCGGGGAACAGAACTGTGAAACCATAAAGGTATCCATTGCAGAAGGTAACGAGAGCGTGCTGGGGTTTTACAGGAGATTTGGTTTCGCAGAAAGATTTATTATAATGCAAAAGAATGCCCACCCACCGATCGGATCAATCGGTTGGAAAGGCGCCCGCCTCTCGAAAACTTTGATGCTATGAAAAAAAAACACGGCCTTAATCTTTACCATTTCCCTCACCGAAGACGAGTCGCCCCATCACGCCGCCGACATGGTGGGCGATCAAGGTGAACGTCTGCACCAGATGGCGTCGGTGGGAAGTCAGAGTCACCAGATAGCGCGGGCAATCGATTGGTTGAAGAGTAACTCCACACGGCCGTTGCGTATCGATGACTCGCAAAGCAAGTCCATATGAGTACATCGACCTTCCACCATCATTTCCGAGCGCTGACGGCTATCAGTCCACTGCAGTACCAAAAATGGTTGCGTTTGAATGAAGCGCGGCGGTTAATGCTCACGGAACTCCTGTATGCGGCGACCGCGGTGTTCCAGGTCGGCTACGGGAGCCCTTCCCTGTTCAGCCGCGAGTACTGCCGTGTGTTTGGCGCGCCGCCGTTACGCGATATCAAGAGCTTGCGTCACATTTCTGTCCATGAAAGGTTTAATTTTTCAGCCAATTTATGTGACAAATTCTGTAAATGTTTAGACGTAAAGAGAAAGTAGGGCCGAAGGCACGGGAACAAATGCCAAATACATAATTTTTTGTAATACCTCCTTTCTCTAAAAAATTTTAGGGCTTTATTGACATCCGGCCTTCCTTACGATATATTCCTTTGATCAGAGATTTATCAGACAGGTAAAAAGCGTTGGGTTAACCGCCTATTCTTAGGAACCTGATTGTTTATCCCAGAATCCGAATAGAAAGGCAGTGGGGAATCCGATCTTTTACGCCGCACTCCGCAATCTAAATATGATAAGTCCAAACAATCCGCAATCCATTTATGACATCATCGTTATCGGTGCCGGGGCCTCGGGGATGATGGCCGCCGGCCGGGCCGCCGAGTCAGGGGCCCGGGTCCTGCTGCTGGAAAAGATGGACCGGGCCGGGTTGAAGCTGGGCATAACCGGCAAAGGCCGATGCAATCTGACTAATCTCGGGGATATGCAGACCTTTCTGGAGAGCTATAAACCGGACGGCAGGTTTTTGAGAAATTGTTTCGCCCGTTTTTTT
The DNA window shown above is from Deltaproteobacteria bacterium and carries:
- a CDS encoding addiction module protein, with product MSRNLEELESEVLNLGLEGRAQLAEKLILSLDAPKEEENLHLWIVEAEKRLKELREGKAKEIPAEEAFRRARAAIT
- a CDS encoding type II toxin-antitoxin system RelE/ParE family toxin, whose amino-acid sequence is MGVNFHEDAYTEMVDASKYYEERASGLGMSFLDSVEEAVDQVMANPESYILVSDEVRQKLLRRFPYSVLYVIEPDNLRIIAIAHQKRRPGYWHYRL